The Porites lutea chromosome 11, jaPorLute2.1, whole genome shotgun sequence genome contains the following window.
aagtattttgaaaaattagtGCAACAAATTTTGAGCACAAAGGAGTCttattttccatggtctgtgcTCGTATCAACCACAGAAATGACATTGAAACGTTCAAAACTTTGTGGAATCCTATGGTGTGATTATACTGTAGCCAGTATAGAGGCAGCCTAAAAATGGCTACAATGGCTTcacattaaaaaaacactttctctggtacaaaattaatatttatctGCCACACCCCTGGTTATGGCTCAAAAAGGTCCTGTTTAGTAGTCCGGGACAACTAGATTTTCGTACTGGCCCTATTGGCAAGGCACTGGCAAGTCACCTTCTAACTAAATCGTAACCTCAAGCACTCATTCAATGACCTCAAGCTAGCAAAATGTGAGAACGGCTTCTTCAAAcaacaagctggaattcaagttttttgaagtgctgctaCATGTATTACTGTTTGTTTTCCAGTACATGTATATGAGATTTTTGATTGCTCAACAGTCATTTTCactctgttatttttttccagGGTACACAAAAGAAAAGGATCACTACGGATTTCTTGCCTAAGGCCCATACTTGTTCTAATACTTTACATTTACCAAGAGGAACCCCAAACCTCCCTCTGCCAGCAGATGGAGAATTGTTCAAACTTTATGACTATGCTTTCAAGAATGCATATTTTGGGGTTGTCTAACAAGGTCCCTGACAATAAGTTTTTTTTGATAGTATTCCTGTTCAGGCAGGATTACACTTCAATATGTTAAACCCAAGCAGCTCACAAATTTGCTTATTATTATTGAACAATTAGATGCACCTAAAGTACATCGGTTTATTAgtttttgcaaatttaaagtGACTAGCATCAAAACTCAACTCTGTCGTTTTTGAACTTCTCTACTTTTCCCCACTGGTTTTTTATTCAACGTTTCCAAGTTCTCTTCAAGGTTATGAAGAACATGCTTAAAAAGGGTTCTCGTTGATCTTAGAATTAATTATAATgaataaaacttctttaagaGAAGTAGATATTATTGTGATTTGAAAAACCTTACTGGAAATAGTTTTACTTCCAATTAAGCAAGGTTACTTTTAATTGGCAGCAAGTGATTGGAAAATATGTATTCAAACATTTTAAGCTTACATGTTTTAACAGTTGGTACCATCATTTCACATTTAAAGTTATTCATGAAAATTGATGGAAAtatgaaataagaaaagaaaccaCTGAAAAGTTGATATTTTAATGATGAACCATTTCACCCCCAGAGTGAATGATGGAGTCTTTTGATATGGCTCTACCTTTTGAGCCTGTGTACAAAATcctgaccattcaaatgaaacctcttttgcagtactttcacaaagtacagtttgttttcagatttttacaaaatatattgtAGAATTTTGTGCAATTTGGATCTAGTTGGCCACttctgggagtgaaagggttgaatttaatattaatgttaatgttACTGTTGTCGCAAAACTTTGAACATGCACTAGTAATATGATACTGTTATGAACTTAAGTagccaaaaattaaataagctgGCTGACTGTTAATTTCTGACCTTGAAAATATTGATCAACGTTGGACTGAGGATCACTTTCTTCAATAAAAAGTGTTGAATAATTTAAATACCAGAGTTTTTTTGTGTACATACATTCACTGTTTACAGGAAGTCATTACGACtcctgaaggaggatcatgagTTGTACACTGATATTTAGAAATTTCCATAATCCAATTCGTGCCCCTCCCTGCTTCCCAGGTTAACATTTGGGCATTGGCATTTTGTACATCACTCATGATGACAGTGAGAACAAGTCAATAACATTGTTCAGTGGCAATACTGTCTTCTTCAGTGTTCTTGCTCTAACTTATGAACTATAATTTCAAGAGCTTTAGCATAAATGTCCACACCAAAACTAGAAGACTCCTGTAAAGGATCAACAGCAGTAGTTAAATAGGCCACCAGTTCATCAGTGTTGTTGCTTGGTAGCTGGGCAGGAAACACTTCAACATTGTTGTTGGATTCTTCAGTTGGTATCGGTGCTTCAGGATCTTCTCCATAAAATGTCATATCTTCAGGCTCAACGTCATTACTGCCATTAGCAAGAGGATTGCATGGATGCATCATCCCATTCAACCACATTTGATTTGGTGACCAACTGTGCTCTGTTTGGACAGGATGGTCATTGAAAGAGACCATCCATTCAGATAAAGCATTGTTTATTCTTGCCAAATAGACATACTGTAAAGTAAACATGTGAATAGGGTTTTCAACATCCAAAACTCCAGTTTGCTCCATTGCATAGAATATGTAGTAAAATACATGGCAAATACATCTGAAAACATCTCTCCATAATCTCTCAATTCTCTGATTTCTTGTGGATGAACCAGCAATGAAACTACCCCGACCTTCTCCCCGAACAGCTACCATTGCATCACATACAGCAGTGTTCTCCACACCATAATCTACCCTGATGCGAGAGGGCCATAACCCACCATCTCGTTCCACAGCACTTTCAAAGAGACCAAGAACCGTTGAAGCAAGATTATTTGTGCTGCaatgaaggaaaataattcttCTTGAATAACCATCGATGCATCCGTGTATTATAAAGCCCCAGCGAATCAAAGAGTGATGACCATCTAAATGCCATAACGAGTTTGGCCACGGGACAAAATACACTCTCCTTGACACTAATGCACCCCACCTCAATGCGGTGTTCCTTGGATCTACCCTGTTTAAACTCTCTCTGATCCTCCTTCTCTGTATGGTATATCCCAATGCTCTAAAGTATCCACGGAGGTAGGATTCTCCTGTGGTTGACCCATGGCGTGCAATGTAGTCACGAATGATATCGTCGATTTCTTCATCAGTGATGCTACTGAAGAGAGAGAGATTTTCAAGTTCAAATAAACGAACTCGACGCATAATTGTCCAGCGTGACACTTTAAATATACTAGCAATCTTTTGCCATGTAAATCCCAGCCCTCTCAACTCTTCGAGTACCTCAGGCGGAATGTGAACCCGTGGTCTACCTGGGCCTTCAGTCTTGACCAATAGACTAGGGAATGTTATTACTTGCGAGGTATAAGATGCCGTGCTTCCAAAATGATGAAGGAACTTTTCAAGTAGTTCAGAAAACACCACTCTTAAATCGCCTAACAGTTTCAGATCAGTTTCGTCTGTGACTATCCTCGCCAATTGAGCTAGTAATCTTACCGTTCTCTCTAGGAGATCGAAATGGGTTGAAATACGATGTTCACCGCTTACATTTGAGTTCTCATCAAGAAGTTCCTCCGTCCTGTTTAAGACATGCTCAAAGAAACTCTCGATTGCTAAATCATCACAAACATCGATCATGTCTTCCGATTCCGCCATCTTTTGAATCTTTTGTGCGGGAAGAGTGTTACCCAGTACCACGCGTTTATTTTTACTTGTCCCAGTCCCCGAGATTAAATGAATGAGTGCGAACATTGAACGAATATGGGCTGATTGAATTGAATGAATGTATATCGTTCGAACTGA
Protein-coding sequences here:
- the LOC140952229 gene encoding uncharacterized protein isoform X1, whose translation is MIDVCDDLAIESFFEHVLNRTEELLDENSNVSGEHRISTHFDLLERTVRLLAQLARIVTDETDLKLLGDLRVVFSELLEKFLHHFGSTASYTSQVITFPSLLVKTEGPGRPRVHIPPEVLEELRGLGFTWQKIASIFKVSRWTIMRRVRLFELENLSLFSSITDEEIDDIIRDYIARHGSTTGESYLRGYFRALGYTIQRRRIRESLNRVDPRNTALRWGALVSRRVYFVPWPNSLWHLDGHHSLIRWGFIIHGCIDGYSRRIIFLHCSTNNLASTVLGLFESAVERDGGLWPSRIRVDYGVENTAVCDAMVAVRGEGRGSFIAGSSTRNQRIERLWRDVFRCICHVFYYIFYAMEQTGVLDVENPIHMFTLQYVYLARINNALSEWMVSFNDHPVQTEHSWSPNQMWLNGMMHPCNPLANGSNDVEPEDMTFYGEDPEAPIPTEESNNNVEVFPAQLPSNNTDELVAYLTTAVDPLQESSSFGVDIYAKALEIIVHKLEQEH
- the LOC140952229 gene encoding uncharacterized protein isoform X2, coding for MRTQISITDEEIDDIIRDYIARHGSTTGESYLRGYFRALGYTIQRRRIRESLNRVDPRNTALRWGALVSRRVYFVPWPNSLWHLDGHHSLIRWGFIIHGCIDGYSRRIIFLHCSTNNLASTVLGLFESAVERDGGLWPSRIRVDYGVENTAVCDAMVAVRGEGRGSFIAGSSTRNQRIERLWRDVFRCICHVFYYIFYAMEQTGVLDVENPIHMFTLQYVYLARINNALSEWMVSFNDHPVQTEHSWSPNQMWLNGMMHPCNPLANGSNDVEPEDMTFYGEDPEAPIPTEESNNNVEVFPAQLPSNNTDELVAYLTTAVDPLQESSSFGVDIYAKALEIIVHKLEQEH
- the LOC140952229 gene encoding uncharacterized protein isoform X3, with the protein product MRTQIITDEEIDDIIRDYIARHGSTTGESYLRGYFRALGYTIQRRRIRESLNRVDPRNTALRWGALVSRRVYFVPWPNSLWHLDGHHSLIRWGFIIHGCIDGYSRRIIFLHCSTNNLASTVLGLFESAVERDGGLWPSRIRVDYGVENTAVCDAMVAVRGEGRGSFIAGSSTRNQRIERLWRDVFRCICHVFYYIFYAMEQTGVLDVENPIHMFTLQYVYLARINNALSEWMVSFNDHPVQTEHSWSPNQMWLNGMMHPCNPLANGSNDVEPEDMTFYGEDPEAPIPTEESNNNVEVFPAQLPSNNTDELVAYLTTAVDPLQESSSFGVDIYAKALEIIVHKLEQEH